The genomic stretch TCTACATTGCCGGCGTCTTCCTATGAACCAACAGTAACAATAAACCGTGTCTGTCCAGTACCTAGCCAGAAATGGTCACGTCTTCGTTCCAAGCCTAATATCGTCTGGAAAGTCGTTGATTGTGCTCACTCTCACGCGTTGGGGAGTCGATATTGTCAGGGTTTAGGGTTTgacaaacagaatggcaATTTGCGAAACTGTCGAGCAACCAATTTCCAAGCCCGTGCACCATTCATAATCAACCCTTACATGTTGGTGTACCgcaccatggcgacgacCAACGATACCGATGACGCCTGGGGCGAAGTGTTTGCCTTGGCGGAAGGAAAGGATACGAAAGTCTCCTACGGTAAAATGGAGGCGGAAGCGGACCCGGAGCGGTCGGCGTTGGCGTCGCGGGCCCGACACAAACGTAAGCGAGACGTCGTGTCGAAgtcggcgtcgtcgccacTGAACGAGGAGGAAGCGTACACGGCATTCTTGGAATCGCGCACTGTCATAGGATCATCGATTCCGCAATGGATTCGCTTGGGCGAGACGTTCACTTCGCACGCGGTGTGCAAGGGATGGGCCGTGTCCCGAAAAGAATATAAGCAGGGCACCTGCCGTCGTTGCCGACGTTCGGCCGTGCATCACCTCGCCGAAATAGATCCAAAATTTCCATGGTGGTGTATTCTTTTCGTTGGAGTCCGAAATCTGCGTTGTATAGCTGTCGGTAGTATTCTACGGCAagcgaaagagaaagaagggTCTCTGGAGGGTCCAGATACCATTCTTCGATACGTCGGAAGGCGAATCTGGAAAGAATTGGATACGGGCATGATACACGGCAGTATCATTCGCTTTCCCACACTACAAGCAAAGTGGAAGATTTTCCGATCTTCTCTTCATTCTGTGCTACATTCCAAGGCCGACAAAGAGTTCTTGGATAAGGAAACGGCctttcgatggattatcCACTCGGACGCCATTTACTACCAGCTGTACTACTTGCAACTTACACGACAAATACCTCTACTTCCACATGATGCTGATACCGTTAGAAGGATTCCTCATCCCAGCGAATACTTTGGGCAATCGCAATTTGCTACGGATCATCAACAGGCCAAAATAGCTTTGCGTCTCTTTCTGCAACGGACCGAGACCAATACTCCTCGAGCATCCGATTGGACGGATCGCTTTGGTTGGACCCACCGCAGCAGTGCCAAGCATGGGCACAT from Phaeodactylum tricornutum CCAP 1055/1 chromosome 12, whole genome shotgun sequence encodes the following:
- a CDS encoding predicted protein, producing MATTNDTDDAWGEVFALAEGKDTKVSYGKMEAEADPERSALASRARHKRKRDVVSKSASSPLNEEEAYTAFLESRTVIGSSIPQWIRLGETFTSHAVCKGWAVSRKEYKQGTCRRCRRSAVHHLAEIDPKFPWWCILFVGVRNLRCIAVGSILRQAKEKEGSLEGPDTILRYVGRRIWKELDTGMIHGSIIRFPTLQAKWKIFRSSLHSVLHSKADKEFLDKETAFRWIIHSDAIYYQLYYLQLTRQIPLLPHDADTVRRIPHPSEYFGQSQFATDHQQAKIALRLFLQRTETNTPRASDWTDRFGWTHRSSAKHGHILETLHEYRMLETVLLFDFSGLVSTTETITAWFAQVSPSNQLDQHDTPAPPLWMAWRDSCRDFLCHLYAYATISQSVISQLPSLLSKYGMHQGIIEAGAGTGYIANLFIRAGISTEAFDVHPTNSGSNSSSVHNGYHGATPSYVSVRQGKSSALHKYFSHTFSKALLLCYPPPDSTMAYDALRSFVQHGGSLFVHVGEFRGLTGNSTFEQLLMDDFALLQRFPCLPWGTDAAELTIWRRRKASDNTSKSRLLPCSSCGTRESVQRLRLVRYLTYCSAECAQQHQPSISEHLRWAFLPPMRIDWKDDRFFAIL